The ANME-2 cluster archaeon genome includes the window GCCCGCCGGCGATACATACTCGATCACAGACGTGCGCGCTGCCTGCACAACCACTCCTGCCGCGTCTGCATCCTCTACCATTCCCGCGATCGAACCGGCGGCGCATCTCTATATACACGCACATGCCGCCTGTGTGTGGTCTGAACACAGGAAACGGGGCAGGTGCGGGGTGCGAATCGGAAGCGTTCACGAAAGCCGTGCCTAAGCTGCCTGAGAAAGTGCCGGTTTAATCCAAAATAGCGAATCCAAATGGACTGGACACCAAAGAACAATACTTAACGTGCTTTAAATATTTCCTCAAGTCCCTTAATTGTGGTATTATCCGTTTCTTCGATCCGGGCAGCCAGTTTTTGTATTTCTTCTTCGTTTAAGATGCCCCTTAAAATGAGTGCCCTTAGAATGCCTTTAATGTCAAAATATAAAATCCCGTTTTTGGTGCAGAAATTTTTTGCCTTTTTGTCGTTTGTGAGAAGTATTCCGCCCCTATGTTTGCAGATAATAATTCCTTGAAGTTCGCCTTTGTGTAGATATTTTTCATTATTAATAAGTGAAACATATTCTTTATGTTCATCTTCACTCAGATTAATTACTTCTATATCAGTAAAAACATCGTCAACGAATGAAAAACCTACTTCTTTGGCTCTTAAAAGTTCCTCATATACTGCTGAAGGCATTTTAAGTTCCTTGAAGAGCCGTTTCAATGTGGCAATGGATCTGACTTTACCAAACATACTTAGAATATCGGTGTCGACCACCGATATCATCCAAAAACCTCAGTGATCTTTTGATCGATCTTTTCTATGGAGTCACCTTCAACAACTCTTTTGTATCCCTTTTCTGCCAGGATCTCTTTAAACTCTGGTGTGGTAACCCCCGCCATTTCGGCTGCTTTTGCAAGTGATGCTTTCTCCCGTACATAGAGATTGATAGCCAGTTCTACCCTGATCGACTGATTTGAGCGTAATATCAATTTTACAGCTTCATCCAATAGCTCGGATTTATTTTTGAAATATCTGGGAATTAAAAATTTCAATCCCTCGTCTGTTAGATATTCAGTCATTTGAGCTCACCATCATTAGTTTATGATAGACAAGTATAATAAATATACTCTTATAACAGTACTTTCGGTTACAAATAGTCCCGAGTGTGCATAATTTCACACCGTCGCAAAATACTCAACAATTTCAATTTTACGACCAAAATAATAATAAATGAGATTGAGGGGTATGCACCCCTCAAAATACTCCAACCTTATTTCCTTCTTGAATACACTGCGATCATTATCCCCATAATCCCCGCCAGTATCCCGAATCCGGGTATCCCCTTGTCCGAAGTAGTTTCTGGCGTAGGCGTAGGCTCAGCCACTGTACCAAAAGCCGTCGCAGCAGCAGGTTCACCGTCACTTGACTCCTCAACCTGCCCCAGTATCATGAAGGTAGAGAATCCAGGGGTCGGCGATGAATACTGGTAGTATCCGCCAGCTTGCCCGGTCATTGTGGTCTTAAGGAGCTTCCATTTACCATCATGGTGCCTCTATAGGGTAACAGTGGCAGGGTCGATGTTGTTCTCTTCGAACCAGGTTGCAGGTACCTGGAAATTTATAACTGAACTGGAGAACTTATCTTTAGACCATCCACTGGTTCAAAAAAATATGTTGACATTCGGGATATGGGGAGTTTCAAACGAACTCCCGGTCTTTTATCAGTAGAATAGAGTTTCCAGCAGGGACACTTCAGATATTTCCATGAAATCCTTATCCCTCGTAGCTATCTTTTCCGCCCCGTTTGTGATGGCAATGCCTGCTATAAGGACATCAAGCGTATTAACCGGTCTCCCTGTGGTCAACAAGTCTGCCATTATCTCGCTTGATTTCTCTGCTGCATTTAAATCAAATTCAAGAATCTTGATCTTTGAGAAAAATCTTCTGAAAAACATTTCCTCTTTCTTAGCCTTTTTATGTTTTATTCCAGATAAAATCTCGTGGTATGTTATAACTGTTGTTGCTACATCAGAATCGATTATACTTAATGTCCCGCGCTCGCCCTTGAAAAGATCAATTAGAAAGCTTGTATCGAGAACGATCATATTCTAACTCTCGAATTTTCCCTCATCTTCTTAGATTCCGCATCTAATTCATCTAATACTCTACTATCGCTTAGAACTCCAAAAAACTCTGATAAATTTACCTTTTTCTCCTTTACCAACCGCTCTATCACGTTGCTGAAACTTTCAGTCTCCCCCTTCGTACTATTGAGTATTTCGTACAGGTCGGGCCTAATTGATATTGTTTTAGCACTCATAATCTCGGTTTTGTATAGATAATATTTAACAGTGCCCATCTCTATTTTGAGTATATTATGATTCAAAATATAATAAC containing:
- a CDS encoding type II toxin-antitoxin system VapC family toxin gives rise to the protein MIVLDTSFLIDLFKGERGTLSIIDSDVATTVITYHEILSGIKHKKAKKEEMFFRRFFSKIKILEFDLNAAEKSSEIMADLLTTGRPVNTLDVLIAGIAITNGAEKIATRDKDFMEISEVSLLETLFY
- a CDS encoding antitoxin, with protein sequence MSAKTISIRPDLYEILNSTKGETESFSNVIERLVKEKKVNLSEFFGVLSDSRVLDELDAESKKMRENSRVRI